A window from Candidatus Zymogenaceae bacterium encodes these proteins:
- a CDS encoding FGGY-family carbohydrate kinase — protein sequence MDKEFIIAVDSGTQSIRAIVYDHSGKEIAKSQLDLDPYFSVNPGWAEQSPDDYWTKFCRVVKEVMTHKDVDPKKVCGLGITTQRGCIIPMDKDGTPLRNCIIWLDQRFTEDPPPVDWKIKALFTVIGKAELIRLIQKNSKFTWIYTYEPDVYKKTHIFGQITTFFVKKLTDSFHDCASMYVGYWPLESKKFDWYGIDGILDVFCIGRDQLPTLFKPNEVVGHVTKKAASETGLPEGLPVVIGAGDKQSESLGAGAITPDIGTISYGTATTMEVMTKKFIESKKLNYFTWCSALPDAWCLECFIYRGFWMAKWFIQQLGHREAIEAEKQGVSPEALLDSVIRDIPPGSMGLMLQPYWTPHPSQKFSKGSIIGFGSVHTRAHIYRSILEGIAYELRRLGELVQKDTKVPLKELRVGGGGSRSDMAVQIAADVFNLPAKRMKIFENCAMGAAIDAAVATGMFNGFDEAVASMVHTGEEFEPIQENHKIYNELFNDVYMKTYGALAPLYRRIGDITGYREGD from the coding sequence ATGGATAAAGAATTCATCATCGCCGTCGACAGCGGCACGCAGAGCATTCGGGCGATCGTGTATGATCACTCGGGGAAGGAAATCGCCAAATCCCAGCTCGATTTGGACCCCTATTTTTCCGTCAATCCCGGATGGGCGGAGCAGAGTCCCGACGACTACTGGACGAAATTCTGTCGTGTGGTCAAAGAAGTAATGACGCATAAGGACGTGGATCCGAAAAAGGTCTGCGGTCTGGGCATCACGACCCAGCGGGGATGCATCATCCCGATGGATAAGGACGGAACGCCGCTCCGTAACTGCATCATTTGGCTGGATCAGCGTTTTACCGAGGATCCCCCGCCGGTGGATTGGAAGATAAAGGCGCTGTTTACGGTTATCGGAAAGGCGGAGCTGATCAGGCTCATACAGAAGAATTCAAAGTTCACCTGGATCTATACCTACGAGCCGGACGTCTATAAGAAGACCCATATCTTCGGACAGATCACCACCTTTTTCGTCAAGAAACTCACCGATTCGTTTCATGATTGCGCGTCCATGTATGTCGGATACTGGCCGCTGGAATCGAAGAAATTCGACTGGTACGGCATCGACGGCATCCTGGACGTTTTTTGCATCGGTCGTGATCAGCTGCCGACCCTCTTCAAGCCGAACGAGGTCGTGGGGCATGTAACGAAAAAGGCCGCGAGTGAGACCGGTCTCCCCGAGGGGCTGCCGGTCGTCATCGGTGCCGGGGACAAGCAGTCCGAATCCTTGGGCGCCGGGGCCATCACCCCGGATATTGGGACCATATCCTACGGCACCGCGACCACCATGGAGGTGATGACGAAGAAATTCATTGAAAGCAAGAAGCTGAATTACTTTACCTGGTGTTCCGCCCTGCCGGACGCCTGGTGCCTGGAATGCTTCATCTATCGAGGTTTCTGGATGGCCAAATGGTTCATCCAGCAGCTCGGCCACCGGGAAGCGATCGAGGCCGAAAAGCAGGGGGTCTCGCCAGAGGCGCTCCTGGACAGTGTGATTCGGGACATCCCGCCGGGCTCCATGGGCCTGATGCTGCAGCCCTATTGGACGCCGCACCCGTCCCAGAAGTTTTCAAAGGGATCCATCATCGGCTTCGGCAGCGTCCACACCCGGGCGCACATCTATCGGTCCATCCTGGAAGGCATCGCCTACGAGCTGCGCCGCTTGGGAGAGTTGGTGCAGAAGGATACAAAGGTCCCCCTGAAAGAGCTTCGGGTGGGGGGCGGCGGTTCCCGCAGCGACATGGCCGTGCAGATCGCCGCGGATGTCTTCAACCTCCCCGCAAAAAGGATGAAGATTTTCGAGAATTGCGCCATGGGCGCCGCCATAGACGCGGCGGTGGCGACCGGTATGTTCAATGGATTCGACGAGGCGGTGGCGTCCATGGTACATACCGGCGAGGAGTTCGAGCCGATCCAAGAGAATCACAAAATATACAATGAGCTGTTCAACGATGTGTATATGAAGACCTACGGCGCCCTGGCGCCCCTCTATCGGAGAATCGGGGATATTACCGGGTACCGCGAGGGGGATTGA